ggcagcagtataattttttgatgctggggctgaatattactgcctcaaggctatgattttgtcacttttttttattattactgaggaggttagggtggaaggggtgaaaaataatttgtgctgtttttcgacagaattgattagcaaattcattcaaagcacaaaatttaccggaaaaaaaattgtgtgccattgtgagtgggttcacttgagattgggctccaatacgcctccgtgatctagtggtcagcatgcctggcttctacgcgggccaggttcgaatcccggcctgggcagtcggcgtgcagctcacccagctgatcatcatCCCTCTCAGGAAAGACTagaaatgactacctggggaaactgtggtagcccggatgtcacactggccctgtgtcccggggtaatgggctccctcccaccacaggctcagggccaatgcgacgaagatgagcaccgaggccacgcgctgctatggcgtatgcctccaactttacctttattggctcgactgacagacatggctttgtatgtcgaaggtcactggttcaatctacACAGGGAGCACTATCTAACTTGGattttctgagttccctagagccaagattaatttctcggtgttaaatgaggagatttgcaccggcacccagtcatgggtgttacaagatgcgttgttacaatcagggcgtcatttggccttcaaaagtgggagggacattagggcagacagtttttatatatatatatatatatatatatatatatatatatatatatatatatatatatatatatatatatatatatatatatatatatatatatatatatatatttaccatcattagctcataacacctttaggcactgatcatatttgcattttatgtagtctgtgatgcaggcaggatattcattagcacctaattagactcatgctgctccagtgctctctgatgcactcacaatcaaagatgttatgtacctctatggtagcattgagtaatcttaggtcacttggtaaagtgttcacctaagtccgacccaagctgacaacataaacctaagcgtgtttgcaagctgagtgcttagaatattggcataataataaaagatgctgaaaactggattccactactttattgaatatatgaataattatatactgaatttgtaatggagctaagataaaaaaagctatgttttcagcggtcataccatgatctcatgaaaataattaggttgacatatataattaattactacgtattttggtatgatgaccattgcacgttaataccatagctttgcgagcattgagtaatcttaggtcacttggtaaagtgttcacataagtccgacacaagctgacaacataaacctaagcatgtttgcaagctgagtgcttagaatattggcataataataaaagatgctgaaaactagattccactaatagagtaattatatactgaatttgtaatggagccaagataaaaagctatgtttttcagtggtcataccatgatctcatgaaaataaataggttgacatatataattaattactacgtattttgttatgatgactattgcacattaataccatagctttgaatccaatgatgaatatcttcaagcaagacacaaatagcaacagattggtcaccaattcactcagtaaacacaatactccagaaaagtaaacactgaattcacaataaagttgtttttccacttggaactttgtatacagaaaccaagtaacctcgttttacttcactcataagtcatgatgttcgcgatgtggtcacctcgacctttcgttcctcctccctcacactggcagacgtctctaacaagctttcttaccaccattatctcaatatgaataaccggcagcaatgattataaatcatattctaaatgacattttgatgcaattttaatgtcatctttttcatttgcatgtgtgtacctttctgctacaaataaaagttttttttcccatgatttgttttccttaactcgaatatttcacattttaatcaataacaaaggcatcaaacactaattgtatgttcaagctgtgtttatttattttttctgttgacataaactacatcgttttcctttggtgccattattttcacatgggtacagtctatcactcccacaacaccggaaagttggtagaattctgcttgctttacacggatctccaccctatcaaggggagactggataagcctcccgactacctacgggtcactgagggcggccagactttccacaatcaccctgcttacactactctggcttaccccaaactcatcacttgaacactgcagcatttttcctgtagccaagtacctttaagtcaaaatcactttcaaccccggggtgcgggaatgctccctttgaactggatcttgtagctctcttctcaccaaatcagtcacatactccattcctgcacggtctaatatgtatgtcttgacaagttcaccatcgttatacagttccaaagcgccctatcaaactctaaattgcggaggcgggctggacgaggaagtccgggggccatgttgatatgggtctgggtctgggattcactattaactttactattaagtgtttagaagtcctcgccagcactctcaagttaataccaaagttaagagtaggtattaggctaatagttgttgaggatacactttgagagtgaagttaatactaaagtcgaaagttaataccaagtttagtattaatagttgtcgaggatacgggcccagaccacacagaccccatggtccacactaggtggtctgtccttaaacctaagtgattttacattaatcagatggctccagaacgttgcttttctactctagttaatatttaagttgaaggaagtgacggtcgagcttgtttttaaaggagtcaatcgtgttacactggaccactgatggtgggagcttattccattctcgcactacaacgttggtgaagaaaaatttggtgcagtctgaatttacttgtctacatttgagttttgtgccattgttcctcgttcgcaacgtgtcatcgatcataaacaattttgatctgtctacattcgtgaaaccattaagtattttaaaacattcgatcagttttcctcggaggcgacgtttctaaagagagaacatgttaagggtggaaagtttttcttcgtaggatttgttgcgcaaggaagggatcatttttgttgctcgacgctgaacaccttctagtttagcaatgtcctttgaatggtggggagaccaaaactgtaccgcatattccaagtggggtctgactaaactattgtagagcggaagtattacacctttatttttgaataaaaagtttcttttaatgaagcccaacattctgttcgctttatttgctgcatcgatgcattgatgtgagactttgaggtttgatgcgattttaatccccaggtccttaacgcattgaacgcttgtgagtttaacgccgcgtatttcgtaatcgaacttcttattttttgttccaacttgaaggacctggcacttgtctacgttaaagggcatctcccatttatccgactaagctgaaattttgtgcaaatcctcttggaggcattgcctgtcttcgtcagtgataaccgagttactaatctttgtgtcgtctgcaaatttactaatgcgattattgagtccaacatccacgtcgttgatgtaaataatgaagaacactgggccaagaaccgagccctgagggacgccactagtgaccggcgcccactctgagttaaatccgtcaatcactactctttgttgtctgttgctcaaccaattcgcgatccattggtttacttgaccgtcaatgcctatttgctttaatttataaagtaatttatgatgtgggactttatcaaacgctttctggaaatcaagatagactacgtccactgatttggttacgtcataaattgagaagagatcgttataaaaggtcagtaggtttaacaggcaggatcttttgttacggaagccatgttgtgaatccccaattaatgagtggctttcgaggtaactcacaattttgtctctaattatgctctcgagcttacctacaattgaagttagactaatgggtcggtagttgcctggtattttttgtctcctttcttaaaatcggtgtcacgttagcctttttccattccgaaggacgatgccttgtcgcaaggacatattgaatacggtagtgaggagagtatttcgctctttgtttctttaagcagtataggatatactttgtcgggtccaggacttttatttgttttaagtgaatggaagctTCAAGGACTTCATCggctgttatttcaaaattagccaatgcatgctcgagatttacaaaagtactggtgttgttggtaggagaggaagactgttagtataaaATAccgaaaagtaattgtttaagaggtttgcaatgtgttggctgttagtcactagtgcaccgtcgctgtttgttaacggtccaataccacttttgatcgcctttctgttgtttatgtaactgaagaaagattccGGAAtgtttttacagttggctgcaatattttcttcatatctacgctttgcctgacctactagtctttttactcgtcgcctggcatcattataaagtctaatgttttcgggcgtgctttgttctttctttaacttgtaaaacaattttctctcattgactgattgtttaatatcgctattaaaccacggtgagctttattagtgttaattcgcttctcgcacaagggaacgaatgtgttctgctgagtgagtgatTTAAGgcagccaggcttcatctacgttgccgtcatctgatagttgtatttgttagtttttgtcggatttctacgaagttagctcttttgaaattgggcacctttattttattttcagtcactgatgactgAGCTCTGATGTCGacgtgcactaatttatgatcataagaaccgaggtgttctcctaccgtgacactactgactaggttatcttgggtcgttataacaaggtcgagtatattattttgtcgagttggctcagaagccatttggcttagataattttcttctagaaactcgatcattctatgtgactcgccttctgtacctgacagtgtcggccagtcgatatgggggaggttaaagtctcctaatatcagtgagtcgttgttattaagtgactgccttaagacgctgtacatttcaaggtcgtcatcagtgattgccaggaggtctgtaggtgacagatatatttaaattgacttttgcaatgtttactcgcacgcacaaatgttcaacgttactgtttccagtgttttgtcagtgggttgcaaatagcttttgacataaagagagagagagagagagagagagagagagagagagaggtggtgttaagtgtgtgtgtgtgtgtgtgtgtgtgtgtgtgtgtgtgtgtgtgtgtgtgtgtgtgtgtgtgtatttgtagttcagtgctaacaagagacaaatccatcaccaaggctcctggagggcaaggcaggacgatccagtagttaacaaagcctcacgccgctgaacgcgtcatctgtgaaaattcagaagaaaaaactacccgaaatcgtattgttgcagcagctaaatatttgtaactgtaaatattttgtacgcctccttcattgccaataatcaatataaggaAATATATTTGTGagacatgttattattcttgaaagaataataatacgaagttcttgctgggcttgtggcagaattttcggccgagtggtttattgggtaaggtgggcacgatgcggccagtcccagctcacggcggcttctcggtgtgatgAGATGTGTGTTGCAGCGCCGGCAGGTTTAAGTGAAGGTGAGGGATGTattatgagggttggtgtgagtagaaggagctaggagcatgagggcgtgggtgcgggattggcatgggcgtaatacttgttgcaaacattcggccagggatgagggagtgggttgtgtgggttggtgtgggtggcatgaggacgtgggtgcggggttggcatgggcgtaatactggtagcaatcattcggccagggaagagggagtgggttgtgtgggttggtgtgggtggcaggaggagcatgagggcgtgggcgtgggatgggcgcactactcccagcaacatttcgtcacctgcattacgtcccatcgccccagcgttacactctcagccttttctttgagcgtccccgccagtggtcggtgtagccaaggcggaacacgacgaggagaagccatcccagaagaggacaacgttgatgacctgcacgttcctgctaaagattgttcatttacattaaaatgactcagcaaaaacaagtaaagaagtcttggtgctgcgggtgcttcggctggctcttcgccaggcggaagcgccgcagcccctcgagaacctgacgacatcgtcgaggaaaccgaaaacgcaggtgcccaggccgatgcagggcaacaggccctggtctgcctgaagaaggctgctcagcctctcgcagtggtggaggaggagatcccctccgacaccttgctggatgctgatggggtggtggggaagggcgaaaaggaggccactggcaggaggcgtcagacactcatcatcacaatccacttggtgaagagagagaaggtccacaagccagtggatgatacaacagtcgcacaaaaagactgcacgcaattggagaaccatggcaagagggttcaaactctcgtaattactctgcacatggtcaagagagagaaaataaaggaggtatacgatgagctcccctccgggcaccaaggcacggctggggacgctccttccagcaggagcaaggccgttaccggcccaccggaaaagatgccccttatcagcagcttcaaacagcgggatgcatctcaaacaccggtcaagaaaatgatcaggttcaacttccaaaacctgaacactttcgtcaaaattcgtgagctgtactgtgcctacgactacttcaaATATGGCTTCCCtcactccagcattcgtcctgagctgaaaagcttaaaggagagagcagtggagccacaggaagagccaccaaaggaagcagtaaacaaactgccagaggctcagaaaacagtaacagaggaagcaacagattcagcaaacaaaatcaatgagccacaacatctcacagggatcctcaagaaaggaaagacggccagcaccgctcataaatgtgtgcgctttaacttccagaacctgaacactttcgtcaaggatcgtgaactgtactgtggctacgactacttcaggtatggcttccctctctccagcattcgtcctgagctggaaaggcgaaaggaaagaacagtgaagccacagaaagggtcagcaaaggacgcggtaaagaaacacaacacacgacaccagcaaacagttggagcagctcgctgtgcacaaatgaataccactactgaagggaagtctcctaaaggtatcctgaagaaagaaaagatgccacggtccacctgtccaggacatgtgcgcttcaaccttggtaacctccgcgcccccgttaaggaacgtgaggtgtaccgtggccacgacaccttcagatacgccgcgccgctccaagtcactcagcctcccaactttacctcgaggcctcaccagcagcccgttagatccgcctctaactcgctgcgtgacgcacctcggcacctcgagaggccgacacagcggagcaacgaatccttccagcaaaacagtggctggtatgctgcacacaactacaccaacagacgccactcacagcaccgccagcacaacccCAGCAGCCACGTCTcgccaagatacgaaacaaggcatttctacgatggacagacacatcggggcaccaactcccgcagcagaggtcgtgccaagagaggcgcaaagccgagtggtggcgagtttctgtgagcaccgggcgagtacacagcgtcgtgatcaaactcaaatgttcagcgacgtacaggtgacgtacattccgggtgcatttctcaacacccgctgaacagtacctgtcgctgactggtgataacagagactgaggagtgccaagaagcaccacaatcacactgagaggaacggctcgccagctgactaaaatcaccatgcagaggaacgcatcccatggaacggtgccacttctacggaacaaattgttcaagagtgtcgcatctgtggggagtgtttggacgcatgtgtgtggtaacatttcttatcttatatttcaaatgaaaaaatagaaaatattgtcttacaaaaaccTTAGGtagggatagtggggtcgtgttgcacctcagaacaagaaacgttatgtaaggagttgtctgaacgaccaactgttttaaaactatatttaaatgaaaggtattagaatgctcttgccagtatgcttcagctcagtgtgatgacctgagttttattttgtctctcattctctgcggaatgattatagcttccaggtctgagacgcgtgcccagagcgtgacggaggtgagatcgggatggagccacacattccgcgttattcatttatcatggcaaaactccctggttcagtcacgcttgttcgcgtgctatcaacgattgaggcagctcacagaaggtgcaggagccttagaacttttgctaaaaatggtcttcacatttatgccaagaatcgtgccaaatctgttctccgacttgccaataactccttcatcaataaatcaaaatcaaaatattgaaattttgctaacaaaattgtttccatttacctgaaaatagctcccacaaaactctctttctctctctctctctcttctctctctctctctctctctctctctctctctctctctctctctctctctctctctctctctctctctctctctctctctctctctctctctctctctctctctctctctctctctctctctctctctctctctctctctctctctctctctctctctctctcacaccagtctggccgttctaattcttcactgactggatttaatcaaagtcgaacaaaatcaaatgaaaaaataataaaaaaaatacgtccacatggtacacacttatgtatcttcgacctttttatgCATGTAAAACACAGATAAGATTGACGAATTTTACGAGAAGTGGAACCTGGcatcccacacgcggctctgctgtgtgattggctgtcaggccacgagaagggcagggcggaggagagctgtgcaaaaatgtgacactaaaaggaagacgcgatcagacaacacacacacacacacacacacacacacacacacaaacacacacaatggaagaatagtaactgaaacatggtataacaaacccgtagacctaaactcaaaataagcattccaactaataacactatcaggaacactgccgctaccaccactactaatcacccaccacttgaataacgaccattaacacaatcatggcaggcacttcaaccaccaggactaccatatccgcccccctccccccttcttcccggcATCACCaatgcagaagaaaaggaagagaataggaggaaaatgatgaaagcggaatgcaaaatcgaaggaaaagtttgtgggcaggaaaaaggaggagaaggagtaatatgGAAATAATATGTATGAgcagaaggacgaagaaaaaaaaagaaaggaaaatatattagatgaagtaaaaacaagacttgcaaaaaggaaacaaaaagatgaacaagaaaacggaagaaggaaatggaagaaaaaatgtcaaggaattataactcaaagaacgtagaggatacaaaaaggaagttacgaggaaggcgatggaagaattaaagcaaggcagagtagggataagggataagaggcgaaataagacttagaatatatgaaaaagtaagaggatatgaaaagaaatagaaaaagttggaagaaaacaataaaaaggaggaaaaaataaacacgaatgggaaagaagagaaacaaaagagagtatttaaatgtgtagagattgggaagattaatattatgagaatgtaaaaacgcaggaaagcaaaacgaggaagcagaagtaaaaaaaataatatacaaaagtgaaatgacaggaaggaggaagatgaaaggcaagaacaataaaatggaaagacaaaaaagacaaaacagacgatacaaacagaaaagaagaaggataaaaaaaatatacgaataaggctgaaaaaacgaaataaaaggaaggataagtaaaaacacggttggggaggaggagtaagaggaagagatgaaaggaaagaaaacaaaatggatgacaaaatttagattgagataatgaggaagtaAAGCGGGCTTGGAGACTGGCCGCGCGGGAGAAAAGATGTGAgccaaattaagaatgagagggaaggcaggaaaaaaaaagattagaagcaaaatttgaagtaagataatgaggtagcagaagagcgtgacgactgaaaggaagtagaagaggaagaggaagaggaagaggaagaggaagtgattgaaagaggaggagaaagaggagattgaggagatcaacgtgcgagaaaaaaatgagtaaaggcaacataaaaaaatttaaaggaatgaaaaaaaaagattcaaagcaaaatctggagtacgataatgagaaggaagagcgtgaggtctggaagaaagtagacgaggaagaggaagtgattgaaagaggaggagaaagaggagattgagaaggcaGACGTGcgagaggaaagtagaaggaagtagaagaggaagaggaagaggaagtgattgaaagatgaggagaaagaggagattgagatggaaggaaaaaagatatgaGATAAAAAGCAAAGTTGCAGTaggataatgagaaagaagaagaggcgagtcaggagtagaaggaagtaggagaagaagaggaagtgattgaactgagattgagaaggttgacgtgggagagaaaaagtgttaagggaaaataaaaaaagaaatgaaaaggaagataaaaagaacatgattaaaagcaaaattaggaataggataaagaagaagaagaagagcgtaagaactggaaggaataggaagaggaaaaggaagaaggaaaaaggagaatcaaaaaaggaaaatcaatgggaaacagtttaattTGAGCAGAATGTATTGCAAAGACAgtcagaaaaaacaaaataaaataaaatgaaaaaaaaaggaaagaggaaaaaagggtaaaaattgaaaaaaaaaccttgaatagaaaagagtggaagatgaaaaaggaaaaaaaaagatgaaaacgtagaattaaaactgggagagaatgatcataagcaagagtaaattagaagatgggtgagcggaataaaagaagactagacaaaaaaagaagagagagaccgCAGGTCGCAGTCAGAgggggtgttagtgtgtgtgtgtgtgtgtgtgtgtgtgtgtgtgtgtgtgtgtgtgtgtgtgtgtgtgtgtgtgtgtgtgtgtgtgtgtgtgtgtgtgtatttgtagttcaatgctaacaagagacaaatccatcaccaaggctcctggagggcaaggcgggacgatccagtagttaacaaagcctcacgccgctgaacgcgtcatctgtgaaaattcagaagaataaAAAACTACCtgagaaatcgtattgttgcagcagctagatatttgtaactgtaaatattttgtacgcctccttcattgccaataatcaatataaggaaatatgtttgtgtgacatgttattattcttgtaagattaataatacgaagttcttgctgggcttgtggcaagaatttgCGGCCGAGTGGTTCATggggtaaggtgggcacgatttttttttttttttttacagcaaaggcgacagctcaagggcaaacaaaagtaaaaagaaataaaaaaaagcccgctacacgctgctcctaaaataatccaaagaggtggccgaaagataagtcagtttcgagaggagagatgtcctgataccctcctcttgaaagagtttaagtcgtaggcaggaggaaatacagatgaaggaagattgttgcagagtttactagcgtgagggatgaaagagtgagtaTTCTGGTTAA
This genomic interval from Eriocheir sinensis breed Jianghai 21 unplaced genomic scaffold, ASM2467909v1 Scaffold543, whole genome shotgun sequence contains the following:
- the LOC126993016 gene encoding uncharacterized protein LOC126993016, producing the protein MTQQKQVKKSWCCGCFGWLFARRKRRSPSEEPDDIVEETENAGAQADAGQQALVCLKKAAQPLAVVEEEIPSDTLQDADGVVGKGEKEATGRRRQTLIITIHLVKREKVHKPVDDTTVAQKDCTQLENHGKRVQTLVITLHMVKREKIKEVYDELPSGHQGTAGDAPSSRSKAVTGPPEKMPLISSFKQRDASQTPVKKMIRFNFQNLNTFVKIRELYCAYDYFKYGFPHSSIRPELKSLKERAVEPQEEPPKEAVNKLPEAQKTVTEEATDSANKINEPQHLTGILKKGKTASTAHKCVRFNFQNLNTFVKDRELYCGYDYFRYGFPLSSIRPELERRKERTVKPQKGSAKDAVKKHNTRHQQTVGAARCAQMNTTTEGKSPKGILKKEKMPRSTCPGHVRFNLGNLRAPVKEREVYRGHDTFRYAAPLQVTQPPNFTSRPHQQPVRSASNSLRDAPRHLERPTQRSNESFQQNSGWYAAHNYTNRRHSQHRQHNPSSHVSPRYETR